The Ramlibacter pinisoli genome segment CTTCAACTCACCCCAGGCAGCGATGGAAGCCCTCGGGCAGGCGGTCTCCAGCGGCGACGAAGCTGAACTCCGGAACATGCTCGGTGTGCAATTTCGTGAGTGGATCCCGCCTGTAGGCGCCGAGGACCGCAACCGATTCCTGCAGGCCTGGGCCCGCTCGCACGCCGTGCGAAATGATGATGGGAAGGTGGCCCACCTCGCCGTCGGCGACGACGGATGGACCTTCCCTATTCCACTACTCAAGGCTGCGCAGGGGTGGCAATTCGACACCGTTCAGGGAGTCGAAGAGATGCGCGTGCGACGAATCGGGCGCAACGAGCTTGCTGCGCAAAAGACCCTGCTGGCTCTCTTCGACGCGCAACGCGACTACGCCAGCCAGCCGCGGGACGAGGACGGCTTGCTCACGTACGCCAAGCGCTTGAAGAGCAGCGCCGGACGACGTGACGGGCTGTACTGGCCGACGAAGCCAGGCCATACACCGAGCCCCATAGGGCCAGCATTGGCGGCCGCGGGCCCCCCGAATGCCAGTCCGGATGGGTATTTCGGTTACCACTACAAGTTGTTGACGCGGCAGGGGGAGCATGCCGTTGGCGGGGCGCTGGACTACATGGTGCGTGACAAGTTGCTGGGTGGCTTCGCGATCCTTGCGTGGCCTGCGCGCTACTGGGACACCGGGATCATGAGCTTCATGATCAGCCACGACGGGCAGATCTACGAACGCGATCTCGGGCCAGGAAGTGCGACCAAAGCCGCGGCAACAAGCACATTTGACCCCGGCCCAGGCTGGAAGAAGGTGGAACCGGTACCCTGAAAGAGCCGGGCCGTTTGCAATCGAATCTTCAATGCAGCTTGGCGCCCTGCGCGGACGGCGCCACTGGCGCCTTGCGGCTACCGAGCGGCTCCCGAGGTGCCAGCTCCGGGCGGGCGGCGCGGCCGCCGCTCAGCCAATTCGCATGTGCCTCCGCTCGCTCCTGGATCACCAGTGGGTCGTCCTGCTGGGACGGACTGAAGACGGGGATCGTCAGGCAGATGCTCTGGGCGTGCAGCCACTTCGACCAGCCGGCGATCAGTTCCTTGTAAGCGCGTCCGACCGGCCGGATGTTGCGGTCCAGGTCGAAGAGTCCCAGCGGATTCACCGTCCCGCGGTCTTCCCGGAGTGCGACGTCCCAGTCGACTTGGTCCGTCAGCGAGTACCAGGTGAAGCCGAGGACCGGCACGCCGCTGCGGCGGATGCGCAGGACGTTAGCCCACTCCTTGTGGAGCCAGGAAACCGCCTCGTCCCCCACAGGCCCCTGGATCAAGTTCGTCTCCGTGTGCATCACCGGCAGGCGGTAGCGCTCATGGTATTGCTGCGTGATCGTGTGGTAGCCGAAGATCTCGCCGGCGGCCTCGGTTCTGCCATCCGGCCAGACGAGATGCTCGTTGGTCCTGTAGTAGTCGTTGCCCATGATGCAGTAGGGCCGCAGGTTCCTGACCCTGAAGAATCGGTATTCCTCAGCAGTCATCCCTCCGTCCATCAGGTACTCCAGCATGCCTGCGGAGACGTCGACACCATAGTTCAGGTCCAGGGAGAGGA includes the following:
- a CDS encoding DUF2950 domain-containing protein, with product MDAIRKRQSAAARLARRGLPALLLVLAAAAANANKNFNSPQAAMEALGQAVSSGDEAELRNMLGVQFREWIPPVGAEDRNRFLQAWARSHAVRNDDGKVAHLAVGDDGWTFPIPLLKAAQGWQFDTVQGVEEMRVRRIGRNELAAQKTLLALFDAQRDYASQPRDEDGLLTYAKRLKSSAGRRDGLYWPTKPGHTPSPIGPALAAAGPPNASPDGYFGYHYKLLTRQGEHAVGGALDYMVRDKLLGGFAILAWPARYWDTGIMSFMISHDGQIYERDLGPGSATKAAATSTFDPGPGWKKVEPVP
- a CDS encoding family 1 glycosylhydrolase, yielding MLTFMFATGIENSDPTIDNGRRRIDELEKCGFYQHWRTDFELVQDMGIRFLRYGPSIHNTWLGDGRYDWAFSDETLADLKRRDIVPIVDLCHFGVPDWVGNFQNPDFPGLFEGYARDFAARYPWVQLYTPVNEMFICATFSGRWGWWNEQMNTDRGFVTALKHLVKANILAMHAILDVRADALFIQSESSEHFHPQSAAAIPHADAFNEQRFLSLDLNYGVDVSAGMLEYLMDGGMTAEEYRFFRVRNLRPYCIMGNDYYRTNEHLVWPDGRTEAAGEIFGYHTITQQYHERYRLPVMHTETNLIQGPVGDEAVSWLHKEWANVLRIRRSGVPVLGFTWYSLTDQVDWDVALREDRGTVNPLGLFDLDRNIRPVGRAYKELIAGWSKWLHAQSICLTIPVFSPSQQDDPLVIQERAEAHANWLSGGRAARPELAPREPLGSRKAPVAPSAQGAKLH